A window of the Plasmodium knowlesi strain H genome assembly, chromosome: 2 genome harbors these coding sequences:
- a CDS encoding signal recognition particle subunit SRP9, putative — protein MVYAISWGDFMQASRDIISKSPDKTRYVIKLHRPTEGIILKVTDNKNSIMYRLNKNDNLKKIEALNSLFLMWGSSENADETFPLKLSRSADKTANELKAKKGT, from the exons a TGGTTTATGCGATATCGTGGGGGGATTTCATGCAGGCGTCAAGGGACATCATTTCGAAATCGCCAGATAAG ACAAGATATGTGATAAAGTTGCATAGGCCGACCGAGGGAATTATTTTGAAAGTCACggataataaaaat AGCATAATGTACCgattaaacaaaaatgacaACTTAAAAAAGATAGAAGCATtaaattccctttttctgaTGTGGGGTTCCAGCGAAAACGCCGACGAGACCTTCCCCCTCAAGCTCAGCA GAAGTGCGGATAAAACGGCCAATGAACTGAAGGCGAAAAAGGGcacttaa